From a single Calothrix sp. NIES-2098 genomic region:
- a CDS encoding oxidoreductase yields the protein MTNTVIITGASQGIGKATALLFARHNYNVVLAARQLERLEATAAQIRELGQEAIAIATDVKDPIQANNLIEKAIAHFGQVDVLINNAGIFGLGPVEDFSLDDWHQIIDTNLWGYIHTINAILPHFLERRQGTIVNVSSIGGIEPIPYQIPYTTSKYAITGLTKSLHAELSPKGIHVSGIYPSFISTQLMERAIFRGKDEETAEARSELVDKAVQTPVLEKPEDVAKSIWDAVKNRRSDVMVGTANLWKAVYHLSPALMQSLFRRVFGMKERS from the coding sequence ATGACTAACACAGTAATTATTACAGGCGCATCGCAAGGAATTGGCAAAGCTACAGCATTACTATTTGCCAGACATAACTATAATGTTGTGCTGGCAGCTCGTCAACTTGAGCGTTTAGAAGCAACTGCTGCACAGATCCGGGAACTGGGACAAGAAGCGATCGCAATTGCTACAGATGTAAAAGATCCTATCCAAGCAAACAACTTAATCGAGAAGGCAATAGCTCATTTTGGTCAAGTGGATGTATTAATTAATAATGCAGGTATCTTTGGCTTGGGGCCTGTCGAAGATTTTAGCTTAGATGATTGGCATCAGATAATTGATACCAATTTGTGGGGCTACATCCATACTATTAATGCCATATTGCCCCATTTTTTAGAACGTCGCCAAGGAACCATTGTTAATGTCAGTTCTATTGGTGGTATAGAACCAATTCCTTACCAAATTCCTTACACAACCAGTAAGTACGCCATAACCGGCTTAACAAAATCTCTACACGCCGAGTTATCGCCTAAAGGCATTCATGTTAGCGGCATTTATCCCAGTTTTATCAGTACTCAACTGATGGAAAGAGCAATCTTTCGCGGTAAGGATGAGGAAACAGCTGAGGCGCGTTCGGAATTGGTAGATAAAGCCGTGCAAACTCCTGTGCTAGAAAAACCGGAAGATGTAGCTAAATCAATTTGGGATGCAGTCAAGAATCGGCGTTCTGATGTCATGGTAGGGACAGCAAACCTTTGGAAAGCAGTTTATCATTTGTCTCCTGCCTTAATGCAGTCCCTTTTTCGGCGCGTCTTTGGTATGAAAGAACGGAGTTAG